A window of the Henckelia pumila isolate YLH828 chromosome 3, ASM3356847v2, whole genome shotgun sequence genome harbors these coding sequences:
- the LOC140887472 gene encoding E3 ubiquitin-protein ligase IPI1-like — protein MGLGDLGILDDGDEGGGGEGKVVAAAVSCSICLEAVMDNGDRSWAKLQCGHQFHLDCIGSAFNIKGAMQCPNCRKIEKGQWLYANGSRPISDFNMDDWAHDDDLYDLSYSEMSFGVHWCPFSGLTRLPTSFDEGEFSSSAYHDLLGHHAIFADHTPVPSSAHPCPYIAYFGPIHPSSASNGSVSDGSSFNNHWSGPSVPSEVPSSYAFPSMDNHYQSWDHFSPFGASSRIGAADQPSIPSVNQRAARHTSDVPRPGMLHPFVVGHSSASRAPSSVTSSMLPPYAGVVARNRDRAPSLQAYFQQSNSNPAARTPLGRRSGSNRGGLAQVAPMNSSSDQSSGFYFFSSSSSGRTSFQEPESTQHQERFRPWEREHQLPFPLNPIDRDSIWGPFHPPAGGSETGIRSNGFRQRYGSERMPPNRS, from the exons ATGGGATTGGGAGATTTGGGAATTCTCGACGACGGCGATGAGGGTGGAGGCGGCGAAGGAAAGGTGGTTGCGGCGGCGGTGTCTTGTTCGATTTGCTTAGAGGCGGTGATGGATAACGGTGATAGATCTTGGGCTAAGCTTCAATGTGGTCATCAATTTCACCTCG ATTGCATTGGTTCAGCCTTCAACATCAAGGGAGCAATGCAATGTCCGAACTGTCGGAAAATTGAGAAAGGACAATGGCTTTACGCCAATGGTAGTCGTCCAATATCTGACTTCAACATGGATGATTGGGCTCACGATGATGATCTATATGATCTAAGCTATTCTGAGATG TCATTTGGAGTTCACTGGTGTCCATTCAGTGGCTTAACAAGGCTCCCGACCTCCTTCGA CGAAGGAGAATTTTCATCAAGTGCAT ATCATgatcttcttggacatcatgcCATCTTTGCTGATCATACACCTGTGCCATCCTCAGCTCATCCGTGCCCATACATTGCATATTTTGGGCCCATTCATCCATCTTCTGCATCAAACGGAAGTGTTTCTGATGGATCTAGTTTCAATAATCATTGGAGTGGCCCTTCGGTTCCAAGTGAGGTCCCCAGTTCCTATGCTTTCCCTTCTATGGATAATCACTATCAAAGTTGGGACCATTTTTCTCCTTTTGGTGCAAGTAGCCGCATAGGTGCTGCAGATCAACCTTCAATTCCATCTGTGAATCAGAGAGCAGCTAGGCATACATCTGATGTTCCAAGACCTGGAATGCTGCACCCCTTTGTTGTCGGTCATAG TTCTGCTAGTAGAGCTCCCAGCTCAGTTACCTCATCAATGCTTCCCCCTTATGCTGGTGTTGTTGCTCGAAATCGCGATCGTGCCCCATCCCTCCAAGCATATTTTCAGCAATCAAATAGCAACCCAGCTGCACGAACTCCTCTTGGACGAAGATCCGGAAGTAATAGAGGAGGTCTAGCTCAGGTTGCACCTATGAACTCTTCATCAGATCAGTCGAGCGGCTTTTACTTCTTTTCATCTAGTTCATCTGGAAGAACATCCTTTCAAGAACCCGAAAGCACCCAGCATCAGGAGCGATTCCGTCCTTGGGAGAGGGAACACCAACTCCCCTTCCCTTTGAACCCCATTGACCGGGACTCAATATGGGGGCCGTTCCACCCACCAGCTGGCGGATCCGAAACTGGAATCAGATCCAACGGTTTCCGCCAGAGGTATGGATCCGAGAGGATGCCACCAAATCGGTCATAG